The Acidobacteriota bacterium genome includes a window with the following:
- a CDS encoding twin-arginine translocation signal domain-containing protein, producing MAGKKVSRRGFIRTAGTLAATTAAVYSWEEHSLLAFQQGGQPPPGRGQGGRGQAQPTPVVAGPIPTG from the coding sequence ATGGCAGGGAAAAAGGTCAGTCGTCGTGGTTTCATCAGGACAGCCGGCACGCTGGCCGCGACAACGGCCGCGGTCTACAGTTGGGAAGAGCATTCGCTGCTGGCCTTTCAGCAGGGCGGGCAGCCGCCGCCCGGTCGGGGGCAGGGCGGGCGTGGCCAGGCGCAGCCGACGCCGGTGGTCGCGGGGCCGATTCCGACGGGCA